In the Naumovozyma dairenensis CBS 421 chromosome 4, complete genome genome, one interval contains:
- the SMF2 gene encoding divalent metal ion transporter SMF2 (similar to Saccharomyces cerevisiae SMF2 (YHR050W); ancestral locus Anc_5.282) produces MPSKSYTPLPRNEEREEDIETPNEITSTESLSINPFARIPETLSQSHWSTIVAILRKYSGFIGPGLMVSVSYMDPGNYSTAVAAGSAHRYKLLFSILVSNFMAAFWQCLCAKLGAVTGLDLAQNCKKHLPHGLNITLYILAEVAIIATDLAEVVGTAISLNILFGVPLALGVVLTVVDVLIVLMAYKPNGDMKLIRLFEAFVSLLVVLTVGCFTIELFYSDIGSVGEVFSGFLPSRAVFDGDGLYLSLAILGATVMPHSLYLGSGVVQPRLRDYDIKNGNYLPDETDVENNHDNYKPSFDAINETLHYTIAELLISLFTVALFVNCAILIVSGATLYGTTQDTGEADLFSIYNLLCSTLSKGAGTIFVLALLFSGQSAGIVCTLSGQMVSEGFLNWTVPPAIRRSITRAVAITPCLILVLVAGRSGLSGALNASQVVLSLLLPFVSAPLLYFTCNKSIMRVQINDHNNCLHDKTNALPYDDNDYESDDLNIPLQNMNEGSNIVANDNIKQEPVYKDMSNGLIVKIAAILVWLLISGLNFYMLLSFANGQDVHL; encoded by the coding sequence ATGCCTTCCAAATCATATACACCACTCCCTCGAAATGAAGAACGAGAAGAAGATATCGAAACGCCGAATGAAATCACATCCACAGAGAGTCTTTCTATAAATCCCTTTGCAAGAATTCCAGAAACACTTTCACAATCACATTGGTCCACTATAGTAGCCATTCTACGAAAATATTCAGGGTTTATTGGTCCCGGATTAATGGTATCAGTTTCATATATGGATCCCGGTAATTATAGTACTGCTGTGGCAGCAGGATCTGCACATCGatacaaattattattttccatcTTAGTATCAAATTTCATGGCTGCATTTTGGCAATGTCTTTGTGCAAAATTAGGTGCCGTCACAGGGTTGGATTTAGCTCAAAATTGTAAAAAACATCTACCACATGGATTGAATAttacattatatatattagcTGAAGTTGCCATCATTGCTACTGATCTCGCGGAAGTGGTAGGGACAgcaatatcattaaatattttatttggaGTGCCGTTAGCATTGGGTGTTGTACTTACCGTTGTGGATGTTTTGATTGTCTTGATGGCTTACAAGCCGAATGGGGATATGAAATTAATCAGATTATTTGAAgcatttgtttcattattggTAGTCTTAACGGTAGGGTGCTTCactattgaattattttattcCGATATTGGATCGGTAGGGGAAGTCTTTTCAGGATTTTTACCAAGTAGAGCGGTCTTTGACGGAGATGGATTATATTTAAGTTTAGCCATTCTTGGTGCCACTGTGATGCCAcattctttatatttagGATCTGGTGTAGTTCAACCAAGATTAAGAGATTATGATATTAAGAACGGTAATTATTTACCTGATGAAACAGATGTGGAAAATAATCATGATAACTATAAACCTTCATTTGATGCCATTAATGAAACTTTACATTATACCATTGCGGAATtgttaatttctttattcaCAGTGGCATTATTTGTCAATTGTGCCATTTTGATCGTATCAGGTGCAACATTATATGGCACTACACAAGATACAGGAGAAGctgatttattttccatttatAATTTGTTATGTTCTACGTTATCTAAGGGTGCAGGAACGATATTTGTCCTagctttattattttccgGTCAAAGTGCAGGTATAGTATGTACACTAAGTGGGCAAATGGTCAGTGAAGGATTTTTAAATTGGACAGTTCCACCTGCAATAAGAAGATCTATAACTAGAGCTGTGGCGATTACACCTTGTCTCATTTTAGTTCTAGTTGCTGGTAGAAGTGGACTTTCTGGTGCATTGAATGCCTCTCAAGTGGTTCTCTCGTTGTTATTACCATTCGTTTCAGCTCCCTTGTTATATTTTACTTGTAACAAGAGTATTATGCGTGTTCAGATTAATGATCATAACAATTGCCTACATGATAAGACAAACGCGCTTCCctatgatgataatgactATGAGTCAGATGATTTAAACATTCCGTTACAAAATATGAATGAAGGTAGCAATATTGTTGCTAATGACAATATTAAACAAGAACCAGTATACAAAGACATGAGTAATGGCCTTATAGTCAAGATAGCGGCAATCTTAGTATGGTTATTAATATCTGGACTAAATTTCTACATGTTACTAAGTTTTGCCAACGGTCAAGACGTGCATCTATGa